One window of the Colius striatus isolate bColStr4 chromosome 19, bColStr4.1.hap1, whole genome shotgun sequence genome contains the following:
- the PSMB7 gene encoding proteasome subunit beta type-7 gives MAAASVLRAPGGGFSFDNCARNSLLEAELGAKGQRLPAARKTGTTIAGIVYKDGIVLGADTRATEGMVVADKNCSKIHFISPNIYCCGAGTAADTDMTTQLISSNLELHSLSTGRLPRVVTANRMLKQMLFRYQGYIGAALVLGGVDVTGPHLYSIYPHGSTDKLPYVTMGSGSLAAMAVFEDKYKPDMEEEEAKQLVHDAIAAGIFNDLGSGSNIDICVISKNKLDFLRPYDVASRKGDRYGRYKCEKGTTAVLTENVAHLEIEVVDETVQTMDTS, from the exons ATGGCGGCGGCGTCGGTGCTGCGCGCGCCCGGCGGCGGCTTCAGCTTCGACAACTGCGCGCG GAACTCGCTCCTGGAGGCCGAGCTGGGCGCCAAGGGGCAGCGGCTCCCCGCCGCCCGCAAGACCGGCACCACCATCGCCGGCATCGTCTACAAG GATGGCATCGTCCTCGGAGCTGACACGAGAGCAACCGAGGGAATGGTTGTTGCTGACAAGAACTGTTCAAAAATACACTTCATTTCCCCTAATATCTA CTGCTGTGGTGCAGGAACAGCGGCAGACACTGACATGACAACTCAGCTCATTTCCTCCAACCTGGAGCTCCACTCGCTGTCTACCGGGCGCCTTCCTCGAGTTGTCACGGCCAATCGAATGCTAAAGCAAATGCTTTTCAG GTATCAAGGCTACATTGGTGCTGCCCTGGTTTTAGGGGGAGTAGATGTGACGGGACCTCACCTGTACAGCATTTATCCCCATGGATCAACTGACAAGCTGCCTTACGTTACCATGG GCTCTGGATCCTTAGCGGCCATGGCAGTGTTTGAAGATAAGTACAAACCGGACATGGAG GAAGAGGAAGCCAAGCAGCTGGTGCACGATGCCATCGCTGCCGGCATCTTCAACGACCTGGGCTCCGGCAGCAACATCGACATCTGCGTTATCAGCAAGAACAAGCTGGATTTCCTCCGGCCCTACGATGTGGCCAGCAGGAAGGGGGACAG GTATGGCAGATACAAGTGTGAGAAAGGAACGACTGCTGTGCTCACAGAGAACGTAGCTCACCTGGAAATCGAGGTGGTGGATGAAACCGTCCAGACCATGGACACGTCCTGA